The Diospyros lotus cultivar Yz01 chromosome 15, ASM1463336v1, whole genome shotgun sequence genome has a window encoding:
- the LOC127792303 gene encoding protein FAR1-RELATED SEQUENCE 1-like has protein sequence MVPYATRYYIEKQFQEVYTISKFKEFQAELTGKVYCNITSIEVGYPESRYEVQEDIKLNERKKKKRFTVMFEGEKYHIVCSCHLFEFRGILCRHALSVLIRNDVKFIPDSYILRRWRRDVCRAYTRVKINYNGWVSTPEQVRYDQLQSLSAKVANLVVDDEERTRKFMELLENQLNNLTISIPRTNCGSNLLSQGSVQISSDCGKAARTSFGLILDP, from the coding sequence ATGGTACCATACGCAACTAGGTACTATATTGAGAAACAATTCCAAGAAGTTTAcacaatttcaaaattcaaagaatttcAAGCAGAGCTAACTGGAAAAGTGTATTGCAATATTACCTCTATTGAGGTTGGCTATCCTGAATCTAGGTACGAAGTCCAAGAAGATATCAAACTCAacgaaagaaagaagaaaaagaggtttACGGTTATGTTTGAGGGAGAGAAGTATCACATTGTTTGCAGCTGTCACTTGTTCGAGTTTCGAGGGATACTTTGTAGACATGCTCTTTCAGTATTGATTCGAAACGATGTGAAATTTATTCCCGACAGTTATATCTTGAGGAGATGGAGGAGAGATGTTTGTAGAGCATACACAAGGGTTAAGATCAATTACAATGGTTGGGTTAGCACTCCTGAGCAGGTAAGATACGATCAATTGCAAAGTTTATCTGCTAAGGTGGCAAATTTGGTAGTAGATGATGAAGAACGCACCCGCAAGTTCATGGAGTTGCTCGAAAATCAACTGAACAATCTAACCATATCGATACCGAGAACAAATTGTGGCAGTAATCTCCTTTCCCAAGGCAGTGTTCAAATCTCCTCTGATTGTGGTAAAGCTGCAAGGACATCATTTGGTCTTATTTTGGATCCGTAA